From the genome of Symphalangus syndactylus isolate Jambi chromosome 5, NHGRI_mSymSyn1-v2.1_pri, whole genome shotgun sequence, one region includes:
- the C5H15orf62 gene encoding uncharacterized protein C15orf62 homolog, mitochondrial: METWQKGSFRKASFFKRLSLGRPRRLRRQGSVLSQASTAGGDHEEYSNREVIRELQGRPDGRRLPLWGDEQPRATLLAPPKPPRLYRESSSCPNILEPPPAYTAAYSATLPSALSLSSALHQHSEKGLVDTPCFQRTPTPDLSDPFLSFKVDLGISLLEEVLQMLTEQFPSEPSF; encoded by the coding sequence ATGGAGACCTGGCAGAAAGGCTCCTTCCGCAAAGCCTCCTTCTTCAAGCGGCTGAGCCTGGGGCGGCCGCGGCGGCTCCGGCGACAGGGCAGTGTGCTTAGCCAGGCCAGCACAGCGGGTGGGGACCACGAGGAGTACAGCAACCGAGAAGTCATCCGGGAGCTACAAGGCAGGCCAGATGGCCGGCGCCTGCCACTGTGGGGGGACGAGCAGCCCCGGGCCACCCTGCTGGCCCCACCCAAGCCCCCACGCCTCTACCGAGAGAGCTCAAGCTGCCCCAACATCCTGGAGCCCCCACCTGCCTACACAGCAGCCTACTCTGCCACCCTGCCATCGGCGCTCTCTCTGTCGAGTGCCCTCCACCAGCACTCAGAGAAGGGCCTTGTGGACACTCCCTGCTTCCAGAGGACACCTACCCCAGACCTCAGTGATCCCTTCCTCTCCTTCAAAGTGGACCTGGGGATTTCACTTCTTGAGGAAGTTCTGCAGATGCTAACGGAGCAGTTTCCTAGTGAGCCCAGCTTCTAA
- the DNAJC17 gene encoding dnaJ homolog subfamily C member 17: protein MAVTKELLQMDLYALLGIEEKAADKEVKKAYRQKALSCHPDKNPDNPRAAELFHQLSQALEVLTDAAARAAYDKVRKAKKQAAERTQKLDEKRKKVKLDLEARERQAQAQESEEEEESRSTRTLEQEIERLREEGSRQLEEQQRLIREQIRQERDQRLRGKAENTEGQGTPKLKLKWKCKKEDESKGGYSKDVLLRLLQKYGEVLNLVLSSKKPGTAVVEFATVKAAELAVQNEVGLVDNPLKISWLEGQPQDAVGRSHSGLSKGSVLSERDYESLVIMRMRQAAERQQLIARMQQEDQEGPPT from the exons GTAAAGAAGGCGTATAGGCAGAAGGCCCTCTCCTGCCACCCAGACAAAAATCCAGATAATCCCAGAGCAG CTGAACTCTTCCACCAGCTTTCTCAGGCCTTGGAGGTGCTGACCGATGCTGCAGCCAGG GCTGCATATGACAAGGTCAGGAAAGCCAAGAAGCAGGCAGCAGAGAGGACCCAGAAACTtgatgagaaaaggaagaaagtgaagcTTG ACCTGGAGGCCCGGGAGcggcaggcccaggcccaggagagtgaggaggaagaggagagccgGAGCACCAGGACACTAGAGCAAGAG ATCGAACGCCTGAGAGAAGAGGGTTCCCGGCAGCTGGAGGAACAGCAGAGGCTGATCCGGGAGCAGATACGCCAGGAGCGCGACCAGAGGTTGAGAG GAAAGGCAGAAAATACCGAAGGCCAAGGAACCCCCAAACTAAAG CTAAAATGGAAGTGCAAGAAGGAAGATGAGTCAAAAGGTGGCTACTCCAAAGACGTCCTCCTACGGCTTTTGCAGAAG TATGGTGAGGTTCTCAACCTGGTGCTTTCCAGTAAGAAGCCAGGCACTGCTGTGGTGGAGTTTGCAACCGTCAAGGCGGCG GAACTGGCTGTCCAGAATGAAGTTGGCCTGGTGGATAACCCTCTGAAGATTTCCTGGTTGGAGGGACAGCCTCAGGATGCCGTGGGCCGCAGCCATTCAGGACTGTCAAAG GGCTCAGTGCTGTCAGAGAGGGACTACGAGAGCCTCGTCATCATGCGCATGCGCCAGGCGGCCGAGCGGCAACAGCTGATCGCACGGATGCAGCAGGAAGACCAGGAGGGGCCGCCTACGTAG